A single region of the Triticum dicoccoides isolate Atlit2015 ecotype Zavitan chromosome 2B, WEW_v2.0, whole genome shotgun sequence genome encodes:
- the LOC119362462 gene encoding putative disease resistance protein RGA4 isoform X1 gives MEDAYLVPAILWLVQTILGTIGICELDSWIRQARLHDDIQNLKSELEVVQAVATDAKGMALQSARLARSLADLKRFLYDADDLVDELDYWRLRHQVEGVTLQEPDGMHEAARVDHGTSRGDDNILLTSSRGKKRSKAWDDFVDIKDGNGKTVQAECRHCKKRVQYKGAQGPRVLTTHVNSTYCKNMREARPQLQSHPSINEAAENATPVAAGNSSNRPRMVTNQEPTEITTAIAHPWDKDEFSSRIQKTTHQLKGIRGDVTKDLNMPGSHSGASSGHHQSTTASGARQRTSSLLQGKFYGRVEEKNSIINQITAGKSDSVAILPIVGIGGTGKTALAQFVYNDPKVQNQFDHSTWVWVSNSFDEMRITREMLDIVPREKHEGLCSLDRLQLVLKTHIESKRVLVILDDVWDDMNDCRFNLILAPFKSNNANGSVILVTTRYLSVAKRIGTTESVVLRALGDDDFWLLFKAQAFRNENYEGDGNLTSIGRKIAGKLKGNPLAAVAAGELLRVDLTVGHWNKVLKDEDGKLLGRSGRIMAALNLSYDQLPYHLHQCFSYCSMFPDNHFFRGEELIHMWISQGFVKQTHPSKRLEEIGMDYLADLVNLGYFQRVGRRDLYVVCGLMHDFSRIVSRTDCAIIDGLECTDILPTVQHLSVKCKKDQHGNVSWSSKFKEDLRKTVISVRKLRTLLLIGQYDCSFFQSFEDIFQKAHYIRLLQISATFHDFNSLVRSSVNPTHLRYLKLTVNEVQGDLPQVLSNFCHLQVLDVGSNTHLDVAHGMNNLVSLRHLVVASIYRIGKLTSLQTLSNFSVQDSNGFRIIELQSMNDLAQLMISQLQNVKTLEEVCGAGLRYKRHLEKLHLSWNMSHVESDSDGSNESDWDDSNESANVMSSEPSTSKETEECLPTEVLEGLKPHYNLKHLQITGYNGANSPSWLARNISVTSLQTLYLNGCGQLQILPSLRELPFLAKLNLRNMPKLEEVSVPSLEKLVLVKMPKLGRCSCVSLRDLNSCLRVLTIKDCPALKVFDLFGNGHKFKIEQKSWLPRLCELTLKNCRLLVVPHPLPSSSTACSISMSRVPKFPRIEVSSGRSLTIGEDFDEYVFGEVPFDRLSDELFVLDGNILAFHNLRFLTQLIIGCCRKLTSISLKGLSQLESLKTLKINACPGLSGFDAPPEHYALPSLEYLEIGSCRIVWGWLSLILQHAPALKELDLLCCPKLEHLQLNSCTTLQKLKVNTCESLGTLDVLQSRSLKELEVADVPNLESLQLHSCTTLEELDIDSCTSLCTLEGFQSLGSLRRLSLRECCSLHSCLEGLPAQDCELCPQLEFLGISDFSFLATSFCRQLRSLQRLVICGSVEETNAAGLTDEQETGLLLLGSLTELQFEHYNYLKDLPGGLHRLDSLQVLEISYCPSISGLPDLPPSLEELRIFYCSEELVGQSKSLASSKLKVKINWQYVN, from the exons ATGGAGGACGCCTACCTTGTGCCGGCGATTTTGTGGCTCGTGCAAACCATCCTCGGCACCATCGGGATCTGCGAGCTGGATTCGTGGATCCGCCAAGCCAGGCTTCACGATGACATCCAGAACCTCAAGTCCGAGCTCGAGGTAGTCCAGGCAGTGGCCACCGATGCGAAGGGGATGGCACTCCAGAGTGCGCGGCTGGCTAGATCTCTCGCCGATCTCAAAAGGTTTCTGTACGATGCCGACGACCTGGTCGACGAGCTCGACTACTGGAGGCTCCGGCACCAAGTCGAAGGAG TTACTTTGCAGGAGCCTGATGGCATGCATGAAGCAGCACGAGTAGATCATGGCACATCCAGAGGCGATGATAATATTCTGCTAACAAGCAGTCGTGGCAAAAAACGGTCCAAGGCATGGGATGATTTTgtcgacataaaagatggtaatggaAAGACCGTGCAGGCAGAATGTAGACACTGTAAAAAGAGAGTTCAATACAAAGGTGCACAAGGGCCAAGGGtgttgacaactcatgtcaatagtACCTACTGCAAGAATATGCGAGAAGCACGTCCCCAGCTGCAAAGCCATCCAAG CATAAATGAAGCTGCTGAAAATGCTACTCCCGTTGCTGCCGGTAATTCATCCAACAGACCGAGGATGGTAACGAATCAAGAGCCAACAGAAATCACCACAGCTATTGCTCACCCTTGGGATAAGGACGAATTTTCGAGTAGGATACAAAAAACAACTCATCAGTTGAAAGGCATCCGAGGGGATGTGACGAAGGATCTCAACATGCCTGGGTCACACTCTGGTGCAAGTTCAGGTCACCATCAAAGTACAACAGCCTCAGGTGCACGCCAAAGAACATCAAGCCTTCTTCAAGGCAAATTTTATGGGAGAGTCGAAGAGAAGAACTCCATCATAAACCAGATCACAGCTGGCAAATCTGACAGTGTAGCTATTCTGCCTATTGTAGGCATTGGGGGGACCGGGAAGACAGCGCTCGCACAATTTGTATATAATGATCCGAAAGTGCAAAACCAATTTGACCACAGCACATGGGTCTGGGTGTCTAACAGCTTTGATGAAATGAGAATCACAAGAGAGATGTTAGATATTGTCCCTCGAGAAAAGCACGAAGGGTTATGCAGCCTTGACAGACTTCAGCTGGTCTTGAAAACTCATATTGAATCAAAAAGGGTTCTGGTTATTTTAGATGATGTCTGGGATGACATGAATGATTGCAGATTTAACCTAATACTTGCTCCTTTCAAGTCAAACAATGCAAATGGCAGTGTGATCCTTGTGACAACTAGATATCTCTCTGTTGCAAAAAGGATAGGAACGACTGAATCAGTTGTGTTACGTGCTCTGGGAGATGATGATTTTTGGTTATTGTTCAAAGCACAAGCATTTCGTAATGAGAACTATGAAGGGGATGGAAACCTGACGAGCATTGGACGGAAAATAGCAGGCAAGCTAAAAGGCAACCCGTTAGCAGCAGTAGCTGCAGGGGAACTTTTAAGAGTTGATCTTACTGTTGGTCATTGGAATAAAGTTCTGAAGGACGAAGATGGGAAGTTGCTGGGGCGCAGTGGACGCATCATGGCTGCTTTGAATCTTAGCTATGATCAGCTGCCATACCATTTACACCAATGCTTCTCGTATTGTTCTATGTTCCCCGACAATCATTTTTTTCGTGGTGAAGAGTTGATCCACATGTGGATTTCACAAGGATTTGTCAAGCAGACCCATCCAAGTAAGAGATTAGAGGAGATAGGAATGGACTATCTGGCTGATTTGGTGAACCTGGGATATTTTCAGCGAGTTGGTAGAAGAGATTTATATGTTGTGTGTGGTCTTATGCATGATTTTTCAAGGATTGTTTCAAGAACTGACTGTGCAATTATAGATGGTCTAGAATGCACTGATATATTGCCAACTGTACAACATTTGTCAGTAAAGTGCAAGAAAGATCAGCATGGGAACGTGTCTTGGAGTAGCAAGTTTAAAGAAGATTTGAGAAAAACAGTTATATCTGTGAGAAAACTGAGGACGTTACTGTTAATCGGGCAATATGACTGTTCCTTCTTTCAATCCTTCGAAGACATATTCCAGAAGGCACACTATATACGTCTGCTGCAAATATCAGCAACATTTCATGATTTTAATTCCCTCGTGCGCAGTTCTGTAAATCCTACTCATCTTCGCTATCTAAAGCTTACAGTCAATGAGGTGCAGGGAGATTTGCCTCAGGTTTTGAGCAATTTTTGCCACCTTCAAGTATTAGATGTCGGCTCAAACACTCATCTTGATGTAGCTCATGGAATGAATAATCTTGTCAGTTTGCGGCATCTTGTTGTAGCTTCCATATACAGAATTGGCAAATTGACATCACTTCAGACACTAAGCAATTTTAGCGTACAAGATTCTAATGGCTTTCGGATTATAGAACTTCAATCCATGAATGATCTTGCCCAACTTATGATTTCTCAACTTCAAAATGTTAAAACTCTGGAGGAGGTTTGTGGGGCAGGACTGAGATACAAACGACACTTAGAAAAGCTGCACTTGTCCTGGAATATGTCACATGTTGAATCTGACTCGGATGGCAGCAATGAATCTGACTGGGATGACAGCAATGAATCTGCGAATGTCATGAGCTCTGAACCTTCTACCAGCAAAGAAACAGAGGAGTGCTTGCCAACAGAGGTACTTGAGGGTCTAAAACCACATTACAATCTGAAACATCTTCAGATAACAGGGTACAATGGTGCTAACTCTCCATCCTGGCTTGCTCGCAATATCTCTGTTACCTCTTTACAGACTCTGTATTTGAATGGATGTGGACAATTGCAGATACTTCCATCTTTGAGAGAGCTTCCGTTTCTTGCAAAGTTAAACTTGAGAAACATGCCAAAACTAGAAGAAGTATCGGTTCCTTCATTGGAGAAGTTGGTGTTAGTTAAAATGCCGAAGTTGGGGAGATGCTCCTGCGTTTCCTTGAGGGACTTGAACTCTTGTTTAAGGGTTCTAACAATTAAGGATTGCCCTGCACTGAAGGTGTTTGATCTGTTTGGGAACGGCCACAAATTCAAAATTGAGCAGAAGTCATGGTTGCCACGCCTTTGTGAGCTCACTCTAAAGAACTGTCGCCTTTTGGTGGTACCACACCCTTTACCATCTTCAAGCACTGCTTGTAGTATTTCCATGAGCAGAGTCCCGAAATTTCCAAGAATAGAGGTGTCCTCCGGCAGAAGTTTAACAATCGGCGAGGATTTTGATGAGTATGTTTTTGGTGAAGTTCCTTTTGACAGGTTATCTGATGAGCTGTTCGTGTTAGATGGAAATATTTTGGCATTCCATAATCTAAGGTTCCTGACACAGTTGATAATAGGTTGTTGCCGAAAACTAACGTCTATTTCACTCAAAGGATTAAGTCAACTTGAATCCTTAAAGACACTGAAAATAAACGCCTGTCCCGGGCTTTCTGGTTTTGATGCTCCACCAGAGCATTATGCCCTCCCATCACTCGAATATCTAGAGATTGGGTCATGTAGAATAGTGTGGGGGTGGCTATCTCTGATTCTGCAACATGCGCCAGCACTAAAGGAATTGGATTTACTTTGCTGCCCAAAGTTAGAACATCTACAGCTGAACTCCTGCACGACACTGCAAAAGTTGAAGGTAAATACATGTGAATCGCTTGGCACACTAGATGTTTTGCAATCCCGTTCTCTAAAGGAATTGGAAGTAGCGGACGTCCCAAATTTGGAATCTCTACAGCTGCACTCTTGCACGACACTGGAAGAATTGGATATTGACAGCTGTACATCACTCTGTACACTAGAGGGCTTTCAATCCCTTGGCAGCCTCAGGCGTTTGAGTCTACGTGAATGCTGCAGCCTGCATTCATGTTTGGAGGGTTTGCCAGCGCAGGACTGCGAATTATGCCCTCAACTAGAATTTCTTGGAATCAGTGACTTCTCTTTCCTTGCCACGTCGTTCTGCAGGCAACTCAGATCACTCCAGCGGCTAGTTATTTGTGGTTCTGTGGAAGAAACAAATGCAGCAGGACTAACAGATGAGCAAGAGACAGGGCTTCTGCTCCTCGGTTCCCTCACAGAGCTCCAATTTGAGCATTACAATTATCTCAAAGATCTTCCTGGAGGCCTGCACAGACTTGACTCCCTCCAGGTGTTGGAGATTTCATATTGTCCGAGCATCTCAGGGTTGCCGGACCTCCCGCCTTCTCTAGAGGAGTTGAGAATCTTCTACTGCAGTGAGGAGCTGGTAGGTCAATCCAAATCACTAGCATCAAGCAAGTTAAAGGTCAAAATTAACTGGCAATATGTGAACTGA
- the LOC119362462 gene encoding putative disease resistance protein RGA4 isoform X2: MHEAARVDHGTSRGDDNILLTSSRGKKRSKAWDDFVDIKDGNGKTVQAECRHCKKRVQYKGAQGPRVLTTHVNSTYCKNMREARPQLQSHPSINEAAENATPVAAGNSSNRPRMVTNQEPTEITTAIAHPWDKDEFSSRIQKTTHQLKGIRGDVTKDLNMPGSHSGASSGHHQSTTASGARQRTSSLLQGKFYGRVEEKNSIINQITAGKSDSVAILPIVGIGGTGKTALAQFVYNDPKVQNQFDHSTWVWVSNSFDEMRITREMLDIVPREKHEGLCSLDRLQLVLKTHIESKRVLVILDDVWDDMNDCRFNLILAPFKSNNANGSVILVTTRYLSVAKRIGTTESVVLRALGDDDFWLLFKAQAFRNENYEGDGNLTSIGRKIAGKLKGNPLAAVAAGELLRVDLTVGHWNKVLKDEDGKLLGRSGRIMAALNLSYDQLPYHLHQCFSYCSMFPDNHFFRGEELIHMWISQGFVKQTHPSKRLEEIGMDYLADLVNLGYFQRVGRRDLYVVCGLMHDFSRIVSRTDCAIIDGLECTDILPTVQHLSVKCKKDQHGNVSWSSKFKEDLRKTVISVRKLRTLLLIGQYDCSFFQSFEDIFQKAHYIRLLQISATFHDFNSLVRSSVNPTHLRYLKLTVNEVQGDLPQVLSNFCHLQVLDVGSNTHLDVAHGMNNLVSLRHLVVASIYRIGKLTSLQTLSNFSVQDSNGFRIIELQSMNDLAQLMISQLQNVKTLEEVCGAGLRYKRHLEKLHLSWNMSHVESDSDGSNESDWDDSNESANVMSSEPSTSKETEECLPTEVLEGLKPHYNLKHLQITGYNGANSPSWLARNISVTSLQTLYLNGCGQLQILPSLRELPFLAKLNLRNMPKLEEVSVPSLEKLVLVKMPKLGRCSCVSLRDLNSCLRVLTIKDCPALKVFDLFGNGHKFKIEQKSWLPRLCELTLKNCRLLVVPHPLPSSSTACSISMSRVPKFPRIEVSSGRSLTIGEDFDEYVFGEVPFDRLSDELFVLDGNILAFHNLRFLTQLIIGCCRKLTSISLKGLSQLESLKTLKINACPGLSGFDAPPEHYALPSLEYLEIGSCRIVWGWLSLILQHAPALKELDLLCCPKLEHLQLNSCTTLQKLKVNTCESLGTLDVLQSRSLKELEVADVPNLESLQLHSCTTLEELDIDSCTSLCTLEGFQSLGSLRRLSLRECCSLHSCLEGLPAQDCELCPQLEFLGISDFSFLATSFCRQLRSLQRLVICGSVEETNAAGLTDEQETGLLLLGSLTELQFEHYNYLKDLPGGLHRLDSLQVLEISYCPSISGLPDLPPSLEELRIFYCSEELVGQSKSLASSKLKVKINWQYVN, from the exons ATGCATGAAGCAGCACGAGTAGATCATGGCACATCCAGAGGCGATGATAATATTCTGCTAACAAGCAGTCGTGGCAAAAAACGGTCCAAGGCATGGGATGATTTTgtcgacataaaagatggtaatggaAAGACCGTGCAGGCAGAATGTAGACACTGTAAAAAGAGAGTTCAATACAAAGGTGCACAAGGGCCAAGGGtgttgacaactcatgtcaatagtACCTACTGCAAGAATATGCGAGAAGCACGTCCCCAGCTGCAAAGCCATCCAAG CATAAATGAAGCTGCTGAAAATGCTACTCCCGTTGCTGCCGGTAATTCATCCAACAGACCGAGGATGGTAACGAATCAAGAGCCAACAGAAATCACCACAGCTATTGCTCACCCTTGGGATAAGGACGAATTTTCGAGTAGGATACAAAAAACAACTCATCAGTTGAAAGGCATCCGAGGGGATGTGACGAAGGATCTCAACATGCCTGGGTCACACTCTGGTGCAAGTTCAGGTCACCATCAAAGTACAACAGCCTCAGGTGCACGCCAAAGAACATCAAGCCTTCTTCAAGGCAAATTTTATGGGAGAGTCGAAGAGAAGAACTCCATCATAAACCAGATCACAGCTGGCAAATCTGACAGTGTAGCTATTCTGCCTATTGTAGGCATTGGGGGGACCGGGAAGACAGCGCTCGCACAATTTGTATATAATGATCCGAAAGTGCAAAACCAATTTGACCACAGCACATGGGTCTGGGTGTCTAACAGCTTTGATGAAATGAGAATCACAAGAGAGATGTTAGATATTGTCCCTCGAGAAAAGCACGAAGGGTTATGCAGCCTTGACAGACTTCAGCTGGTCTTGAAAACTCATATTGAATCAAAAAGGGTTCTGGTTATTTTAGATGATGTCTGGGATGACATGAATGATTGCAGATTTAACCTAATACTTGCTCCTTTCAAGTCAAACAATGCAAATGGCAGTGTGATCCTTGTGACAACTAGATATCTCTCTGTTGCAAAAAGGATAGGAACGACTGAATCAGTTGTGTTACGTGCTCTGGGAGATGATGATTTTTGGTTATTGTTCAAAGCACAAGCATTTCGTAATGAGAACTATGAAGGGGATGGAAACCTGACGAGCATTGGACGGAAAATAGCAGGCAAGCTAAAAGGCAACCCGTTAGCAGCAGTAGCTGCAGGGGAACTTTTAAGAGTTGATCTTACTGTTGGTCATTGGAATAAAGTTCTGAAGGACGAAGATGGGAAGTTGCTGGGGCGCAGTGGACGCATCATGGCTGCTTTGAATCTTAGCTATGATCAGCTGCCATACCATTTACACCAATGCTTCTCGTATTGTTCTATGTTCCCCGACAATCATTTTTTTCGTGGTGAAGAGTTGATCCACATGTGGATTTCACAAGGATTTGTCAAGCAGACCCATCCAAGTAAGAGATTAGAGGAGATAGGAATGGACTATCTGGCTGATTTGGTGAACCTGGGATATTTTCAGCGAGTTGGTAGAAGAGATTTATATGTTGTGTGTGGTCTTATGCATGATTTTTCAAGGATTGTTTCAAGAACTGACTGTGCAATTATAGATGGTCTAGAATGCACTGATATATTGCCAACTGTACAACATTTGTCAGTAAAGTGCAAGAAAGATCAGCATGGGAACGTGTCTTGGAGTAGCAAGTTTAAAGAAGATTTGAGAAAAACAGTTATATCTGTGAGAAAACTGAGGACGTTACTGTTAATCGGGCAATATGACTGTTCCTTCTTTCAATCCTTCGAAGACATATTCCAGAAGGCACACTATATACGTCTGCTGCAAATATCAGCAACATTTCATGATTTTAATTCCCTCGTGCGCAGTTCTGTAAATCCTACTCATCTTCGCTATCTAAAGCTTACAGTCAATGAGGTGCAGGGAGATTTGCCTCAGGTTTTGAGCAATTTTTGCCACCTTCAAGTATTAGATGTCGGCTCAAACACTCATCTTGATGTAGCTCATGGAATGAATAATCTTGTCAGTTTGCGGCATCTTGTTGTAGCTTCCATATACAGAATTGGCAAATTGACATCACTTCAGACACTAAGCAATTTTAGCGTACAAGATTCTAATGGCTTTCGGATTATAGAACTTCAATCCATGAATGATCTTGCCCAACTTATGATTTCTCAACTTCAAAATGTTAAAACTCTGGAGGAGGTTTGTGGGGCAGGACTGAGATACAAACGACACTTAGAAAAGCTGCACTTGTCCTGGAATATGTCACATGTTGAATCTGACTCGGATGGCAGCAATGAATCTGACTGGGATGACAGCAATGAATCTGCGAATGTCATGAGCTCTGAACCTTCTACCAGCAAAGAAACAGAGGAGTGCTTGCCAACAGAGGTACTTGAGGGTCTAAAACCACATTACAATCTGAAACATCTTCAGATAACAGGGTACAATGGTGCTAACTCTCCATCCTGGCTTGCTCGCAATATCTCTGTTACCTCTTTACAGACTCTGTATTTGAATGGATGTGGACAATTGCAGATACTTCCATCTTTGAGAGAGCTTCCGTTTCTTGCAAAGTTAAACTTGAGAAACATGCCAAAACTAGAAGAAGTATCGGTTCCTTCATTGGAGAAGTTGGTGTTAGTTAAAATGCCGAAGTTGGGGAGATGCTCCTGCGTTTCCTTGAGGGACTTGAACTCTTGTTTAAGGGTTCTAACAATTAAGGATTGCCCTGCACTGAAGGTGTTTGATCTGTTTGGGAACGGCCACAAATTCAAAATTGAGCAGAAGTCATGGTTGCCACGCCTTTGTGAGCTCACTCTAAAGAACTGTCGCCTTTTGGTGGTACCACACCCTTTACCATCTTCAAGCACTGCTTGTAGTATTTCCATGAGCAGAGTCCCGAAATTTCCAAGAATAGAGGTGTCCTCCGGCAGAAGTTTAACAATCGGCGAGGATTTTGATGAGTATGTTTTTGGTGAAGTTCCTTTTGACAGGTTATCTGATGAGCTGTTCGTGTTAGATGGAAATATTTTGGCATTCCATAATCTAAGGTTCCTGACACAGTTGATAATAGGTTGTTGCCGAAAACTAACGTCTATTTCACTCAAAGGATTAAGTCAACTTGAATCCTTAAAGACACTGAAAATAAACGCCTGTCCCGGGCTTTCTGGTTTTGATGCTCCACCAGAGCATTATGCCCTCCCATCACTCGAATATCTAGAGATTGGGTCATGTAGAATAGTGTGGGGGTGGCTATCTCTGATTCTGCAACATGCGCCAGCACTAAAGGAATTGGATTTACTTTGCTGCCCAAAGTTAGAACATCTACAGCTGAACTCCTGCACGACACTGCAAAAGTTGAAGGTAAATACATGTGAATCGCTTGGCACACTAGATGTTTTGCAATCCCGTTCTCTAAAGGAATTGGAAGTAGCGGACGTCCCAAATTTGGAATCTCTACAGCTGCACTCTTGCACGACACTGGAAGAATTGGATATTGACAGCTGTACATCACTCTGTACACTAGAGGGCTTTCAATCCCTTGGCAGCCTCAGGCGTTTGAGTCTACGTGAATGCTGCAGCCTGCATTCATGTTTGGAGGGTTTGCCAGCGCAGGACTGCGAATTATGCCCTCAACTAGAATTTCTTGGAATCAGTGACTTCTCTTTCCTTGCCACGTCGTTCTGCAGGCAACTCAGATCACTCCAGCGGCTAGTTATTTGTGGTTCTGTGGAAGAAACAAATGCAGCAGGACTAACAGATGAGCAAGAGACAGGGCTTCTGCTCCTCGGTTCCCTCACAGAGCTCCAATTTGAGCATTACAATTATCTCAAAGATCTTCCTGGAGGCCTGCACAGACTTGACTCCCTCCAGGTGTTGGAGATTTCATATTGTCCGAGCATCTCAGGGTTGCCGGACCTCCCGCCTTCTCTAGAGGAGTTGAGAATCTTCTACTGCAGTGAGGAGCTGGTAGGTCAATCCAAATCACTAGCATCAAGCAAGTTAAAGGTCAAAATTAACTGGCAATATGTGAACTGA